TTAATTCGTCCCTATATTCCGTGAAGATGTCCCGCTCTCAGTTGAAATAGGCAGCAGTCTCCTCCGAGGATTGTCAGGCGATTTTACGTTTGGTGTCAAGGGTTGTTGATTGTTGAGCTTGGTGGCTCCGTTCGAGCGCATCGAGTCATTGCGGCAGGTGCTTGTGCCCTTGGATGCGGTTGAAGCGGCTCTCGGCATCGAGGAGTCCCGCGACGCACCACCGCTCTCGCATGTCGCTGTCGCGCCAGCGTTTGACGCGTCTGGTGACGCTTTCGGCCACGCTGA
The Pirellulales bacterium genome window above contains:
- a CDS encoding IS256 family transposase, with product SVAESVTRRVKRWRDSDMRERWCVAGLLDAESRFNRIQGHKHLPQ